One segment of Scleropages formosus chromosome 23, fSclFor1.1, whole genome shotgun sequence DNA contains the following:
- the LOC108927865 gene encoding catenin beta-1-like → MATQADLMELDMAMEPDRKAAVSNWQQQSYLDSGIHSGATTTAPSLSGKGNPEEEDVDNQVLYEWEQGFSQPFPQDQVADIDGQYAMTRAQRVRAAMFPETLDEGMQIPSTQFDGAHPTNVQRLAEPSQMLKHAVVNLINYQDDAELATRAIPELTKLLNDEDQVVVNKAAVMVHQLSKKEASRHAIMRSPQMVSAIVRTMQNTGDVETARCTAGTLHNLSHHREGLLAIFKSGGIPALVKMLGSPVDSVLFYAITTLHNLLLHQEGAKMAVRLAGGLQKMVALLNKTNVKFLAITTDCLQILAYGNQESKLIILASGGPQALVNIMRTYTYEKLLWTTSRVLKVLSVCSSNKPAIVEAGGMQALGLHLTDPSQRLVQNCLWTLRNLSDAATKQEGMEGLLGTLVQLLGSDDINVVTCAAGILSNLTCNNYKNKMMVCQVGGIEALVRTVLRAGDREDITEPAVCALRHLTSRHQDAEMAQNAVRLHYGLPVVVKLLHPPSHWPLIKATVGLIRNLALCPANHAPLREQGAIPRLVQLLVRAHQDTQRRTSMGGTQQQFVEGVRMEEIVEGCTGALHILARDIHNRIVVRGLNTIPLFVQLLYSPIENIQRVAAGVLCELAQDKEAAEAIEAEGATAPLTELLHSRNEGVATYAAAVLFRMSEDKPQDYKKRLSVELTSSLFRTEPMTWNETGDLGIDIGAQGEPLGYRQDDPSYRSFHSSYGQDPMGMDPMMDHEMAGHHPGTEYPVDGLPDLGHTQDLIDGLPPSDSNQLAWFDTDL, encoded by the exons ATGGCTACCCAGG CTGACCTGATGGAGCTTGACATGGCCATGGAGCCAGACCGTAAGGCAGCAGTCAGCAACTGGCAACAGCAGTCCTACCTGGACTCTGGCATCCACTCAGGGGCAACTACCACAGCACCCTCTTTGAGTGGAAAAGGAAACCCTGAGGAAGAGGATGTTGACAACCAGGTGCTCTATGAATGGGAACAGGGTTTCTCTCAGCCTTTCCCACAGGACCAGGTGGCAG ACATCGATGGGCAGTATGCCATGACCAGAGCTCAACGGGTGCGGGCAGCCATGTTCCCAGAGACCCTGGATGAAGGAATGCAGATCCCATCCACGCAGTTTGATGGTGCCCACCCGACCAATGTACAGCGGCTGGCTGAGCCATCTCAGATGTTGAAGCATGCCGTGGTCAATCTGATTAACTATCAGGATGATGCTGAGCTGGCCACCCGTGCCATTCCTGAGCTCACCAAGCTCCTCAATGATGAAGACCAG GTAGTTGTGAATAAGGCAGCAGTGATGGTCCACCAGCTCTCCAAAAAGGAGGCCTCCAGGCATGCCATCATGCGGTCACCCCAAATGGTATCAGCCATCGTACGCACAATGCAGAACACTGGCGATGTGGAGACTGCTCGCTGCACAGCCGGCACCCTGCACAACCTGTCCCACCACAGGGAGGGCTTGCTTGCCATCTTCAAGTCTGGGGGCATTCCAGCCCTTGTCAAAATGCTGGG atctCCGGTGGACTCTGTGCTATTCTATGCGATCACAACCCTTCACAACTTGCTGCTGCACCAGGAGGGTGCTAAGATGGCTGTGCGTCTTGCTGGAGGCCTGCAGAAGATGGTGGCCCTGCTCAACAAGACAAATGTCAAGTTCCTTGCTATTACAACAGACTGTCTCCAAATCCTGGCATATGGAAACCAGGAGAGCAAG cTCATCATCCTGGCCAGTGGTGGCCCCCAGGCCCTTGTCAACATCATGAGGACCTACACATATGAGAAGTTGCTGTGGACCACCAGCAGAGTGCTCAAGGTGCTCTCTGTCTGTTCCAGCAACAAGCCTGCCATTGTTGAGGCTG GTGGCATGCAAGCCCTTGGCCTGCATCTCACAGACCCTAGCCAGCGTTTGGTCCAGAATTGCCTCTGGACCCTCAGAAACCTGTCTGATGCAGCAACCAAACAG GAGGGCATGGAAGGTCTTCTGGGCACACTGGTCCAGCTCCTAGGTTCTGATGACATCAATGTGGTGACATGTGCTGCTGGCATCCTCTCTAACCTTACCTGCAACAACTACAAGAACAAGATGATGGTTTGCCAGGTTGGTGGCATTGAGGCCCTGGTGCGCACAGTGCTGCGTGCCGGAGACCGTGAGGATATCACTGAGCCTGCTGTCTGTGCTTTGCGTCACCTCACAAGTCGGCACCAGGATGCCGAGATGGCCCAGAATGCAGTGAGGCTGCACTATGGCCTGCCGGTGGTGGTGAAGCTGTTGCATCCTCCCTCTCACTGGCCACTTATCAAG GCAACAGTGGGCCTGATCCGCAACTTGGCACTCTGCCCAGCCAACCATGCACCGCTGCGGGAGCAGGGTGCAATTCCCCGGCTGGTTCAGCTCCTGGTGAGGGCACACCAGGACACACAGAGACGCACCTCCATGGGTGGCACACAGCAGCAATTTGTG GAGGGGGTCCGCATGGAGGAAATTGTTGAAGGCTGCACTGGCGCCCTGCACATTCTGGCCCGGGACATCCACAACCGAATTGTCGTTCGGGGCCTGAACACAATTCCGCTCTTTGTCCAG TTGCTCTACTCACCCATTGAAAATATCCAGAGGGTGGCAGCTGGTGTACTGTGTGAACTGGCCCAGGACAAAGAGGCAGCAGAGGCAATTGAAGCTGAGGGGGCTACTGCCCCCCTCACTGAGCTGCTTCACTCCAGGAATGAGGGTGTGG CCACGTATGCTGCTGCCGTGCTTTTCCGCATGTCTGAAGACAAGCCTCAGGACTACAAGAAGCGCCTGTCTGTCGAGCTCACTAGCTCTCTGTTCAGGACAGAACCCATGACATGGAATGAG ACTGGAGACCTCGGAATTGACATTGGTGCGCAGGGAGAGCCTCTTGGCTACCGTCAAGATG ATCCTAGTTACCGTTCCTTCCACTCCAGCTATGGCCAGGACCCCATGGGCATGGACCCCATGATGGACCATGAAATGGCTGGTCACCACCCTGGCACAGAATACCCAGTTGATGGTTTGCCAGACctggggcacacccaggacctGATTGATGGGCTGCCCCCGAGTGACAGCAATCAGCTGGCCTGGTTTGACACCGATCTGTAA